Proteins encoded together in one Thermomonospora curvata DSM 43183 window:
- a CDS encoding cytochrome P450 yields the protein MPDHPVNDAINLLSGEFWGRNPHEELRWMRQNAPVYYDENSGVWGISKYADLKMISRTPQVFSNAHGIRPDAPAMAMMIDMDDPAHKLRRKLVSAGFTRRRVAAQEGYLRRVCDEIIDGVCERGECDFVADIAAQLPLIVIGDALGFAPEDRPLLLKWSDDMVRALTGGDDPRLLTDAAEAFAGFTEYAARAIEQRRTDPRDDLLSVLVHAEVDGERLDRDSLVHEALLILIGGDETTRHVISGGMYQLCIHPDQRRKLLDDPGKIPAAVEEMCRWVSPVKNMNRTATRDFELRGQLIREGDKVLLLYPSANRDEEVFDDPFRFDIERSPNDHIAFGNGPHFCLGNSLARLEMKVMFEQLLARLPDIEPVEEGEPPHRPANFVSGYETFKVRFTPSPRMAA from the coding sequence ATGCCCGACCACCCCGTCAACGACGCCATCAACCTGCTCAGCGGGGAGTTCTGGGGCCGCAACCCGCACGAGGAGCTGCGCTGGATGCGCCAGAACGCCCCCGTCTACTACGACGAGAACTCCGGGGTCTGGGGGATCTCCAAGTACGCCGACCTGAAGATGATCTCCCGGACCCCGCAGGTGTTCTCCAACGCCCACGGCATCCGCCCCGACGCCCCGGCCATGGCGATGATGATCGACATGGACGATCCGGCGCACAAACTGCGGCGCAAGCTGGTCAGCGCCGGGTTCACCCGGCGCCGGGTGGCCGCCCAGGAGGGCTATCTGCGGCGGGTGTGCGATGAGATCATCGACGGGGTGTGCGAGCGGGGCGAGTGCGACTTCGTCGCCGACATCGCCGCCCAGCTGCCGCTGATCGTGATCGGCGACGCCCTCGGCTTCGCCCCCGAGGACCGGCCGCTGCTGCTGAAGTGGTCCGACGACATGGTGCGGGCGCTGACCGGGGGCGATGACCCGCGGCTGCTGACCGACGCCGCCGAGGCGTTCGCGGGGTTCACCGAGTACGCCGCGCGCGCCATCGAGCAGCGCCGCACCGACCCGCGCGATGACCTGCTGAGCGTGCTGGTCCACGCCGAGGTGGACGGCGAGCGGCTGGACCGCGACTCGCTGGTGCACGAGGCGCTGCTGATTCTCATCGGCGGGGACGAGACCACCCGGCACGTCATTTCCGGCGGAATGTACCAGTTGTGCATCCATCCCGATCAGCGCCGCAAATTGCTCGACGACCCCGGGAAGATCCCCGCGGCGGTGGAGGAAATGTGCCGATGGGTTTCCCCCGTCAAGAACATGAACCGCACCGCCACCCGTGACTTCGAGTTGCGCGGCCAGCTCATCCGAGAGGGCGACAAGGTGCTGCTGCTGTACCCGTCAGCCAATCGGGACGAGGAGGTCTTCGACGACCCGTTCCGTTTCGATATCGAACGCTCTCCCAACGACCACATCGCCTTCGGCAACGGCCCGCATTTTTGCCTGGGCAACAGCCTGGCCCGCCTGGAGATGAAGGTGATGTTCGAGCAGCTGCTGGCGCGGCTGCCCGACATCGAGCCGGTGGAAGAGGGCGAACCGCCCCACCGGCCGGCCAACTTCGTCTCCGGTTATGAGACCTTCAAAGTCCGTTTCACCCCCTCCCCCCGAATGGCGGCTTGA
- a CDS encoding TIGR03857 family LLM class F420-dependent oxidoreductase gives MDVLPELGFYGLAGHTSTPRDLLDQVRDGERLGLGAVFLSERFTTKEAATLSGAAGAVSERIGIATAATNHNTRHPLLTATFATTMHRLTGGRFALGLGRGFDLLFDVMGLPRITTAQLEDFIGIMRRLWRGEAVAGHDGPAGRFPYLRQDPSFDEDIPIMLAAIGERTLEFAGSVADGVVLHTFFTDETLARSVAAVRRGAEKAGRDPESVRVWSVLATVGDHLDEEARLRKLVGRLATYLQGYGDLLVRVNGWDPRVLERFRADELVRGFPGAFDAIATTEQLEHMATLLPEEWLAASATGSPENCAERVVEQFSAGADGVILHGVTPAEAEPVVAAYRKIRPAGMPSGPDLNPGRR, from the coding sequence ATGGACGTCCTTCCCGAACTTGGTTTCTACGGCCTGGCCGGTCACACCTCCACCCCGCGCGACCTGCTGGACCAGGTCCGCGACGGAGAACGGCTGGGGCTGGGCGCGGTGTTCTTGTCCGAGCGTTTCACCACCAAAGAGGCGGCCACTTTGTCGGGGGCGGCCGGGGCGGTCAGCGAGCGGATCGGCATCGCCACCGCGGCCACCAACCACAACACCCGCCACCCGCTGCTGACCGCCACGTTCGCCACCACCATGCACCGCCTGACCGGCGGGCGGTTCGCCCTGGGCCTGGGACGCGGTTTCGACCTGCTGTTCGATGTGATGGGGCTGCCGCGCATCACCACGGCCCAGCTGGAGGACTTCATCGGGATCATGCGGCGGCTGTGGCGGGGCGAGGCGGTGGCCGGCCACGACGGGCCGGCGGGCCGCTTCCCCTACCTGCGCCAGGACCCGTCCTTCGACGAGGACATCCCGATCATGCTGGCCGCCATCGGGGAGCGGACGCTGGAGTTCGCCGGGTCGGTGGCCGACGGGGTGGTGCTGCACACCTTCTTCACCGACGAGACGCTGGCCCGGTCGGTGGCGGCGGTGCGGCGCGGCGCCGAAAAGGCCGGCCGGGACCCCGAGTCGGTGCGGGTCTGGTCGGTGCTGGCCACCGTCGGCGACCACCTGGATGAGGAGGCGCGGCTGCGCAAGCTGGTCGGACGGCTGGCGACCTACCTGCAGGGCTACGGGGACCTGCTGGTGCGGGTCAACGGCTGGGACCCGCGGGTGCTGGAACGGTTCCGGGCCGATGAGCTGGTGCGCGGCTTCCCCGGCGCCTTCGATGCGATCGCCACCACCGAGCAGCTGGAGCACATGGCCACGCTGCTGCCCGAGGAATGGCTGGCCGCCTCGGCGACCGGCAGTCCCGAAAACTGCGCCGAGCGCGTGGTGGAGCAGTTCTCGGCGGGCGCCGACGGCGTCATCCTGCACGGCGTCACCCCCGCCGAGGCAGAGCCGGTGGTGGCGGCCTACCGCAAGATCCGCCCGGCCGGCATGCCGTCCGGCCCCGACCTGAACCCTGGACGACGATGA
- a CDS encoding phosphotransferase family protein: MNAHVPSGPDELTPEWLSRALGAEVTSVSWERVGSGQIGACYRLTLKGEEKVPARLVAKMASEDPTTRAFLASAYRTEVLFYRDVVPTVAVRTPRCHYQAIADDNSAFVLLLEDMAPAEQGDQLAGCTPQQAAAAVTNLAGLHGPRWCDKTLTEIPWLSVVTEDDAAVLTEVFAPAVDAFVQRFTGRLSDEDIDTLRRVADRIAAWAVARPERFGLVHGDYRLDNLLFAPPPQQTVTAVDWQTLSIGHPVRDLSFFLGTAMDPAERSAHERALVETYHTALTGYGVDDYDLQSCWEDYRFGALQGPLITVLGCAVGTPTERGDRMFLAMTRRSCAAIRELGSLELI; encoded by the coding sequence ATGAACGCACACGTGCCCTCCGGCCCCGACGAGCTGACCCCCGAATGGCTGAGCCGGGCGCTGGGCGCCGAGGTGACCTCGGTGTCCTGGGAGCGGGTCGGCTCCGGGCAGATCGGCGCCTGCTACCGGCTCACCCTGAAAGGCGAGGAGAAGGTCCCGGCGCGCCTGGTCGCCAAGATGGCCTCCGAGGACCCCACCACCCGGGCGTTCCTGGCCTCCGCCTACCGCACCGAGGTGCTGTTCTACCGGGATGTGGTCCCGACCGTGGCGGTGCGCACCCCCCGCTGCCACTACCAGGCGATCGCCGACGACAACTCCGCGTTCGTGTTGCTGCTGGAGGACATGGCCCCCGCCGAGCAGGGCGACCAGCTGGCCGGGTGCACCCCGCAGCAGGCCGCCGCGGCCGTGACCAACCTGGCCGGGCTGCACGGGCCGCGCTGGTGCGACAAGACCCTGACGGAGATCCCGTGGCTGAGCGTCGTCACCGAAGACGACGCCGCCGTCCTCACCGAGGTCTTCGCCCCCGCGGTGGACGCCTTCGTCCAGCGCTTCACCGGCCGGCTATCGGATGAGGACATCGACACGCTGCGCCGCGTCGCCGACCGCATCGCCGCCTGGGCGGTGGCCCGCCCCGAGCGGTTCGGCCTGGTGCACGGCGACTACCGGCTGGACAACCTGCTGTTTGCTCCCCCGCCGCAGCAGACGGTGACGGCGGTGGACTGGCAGACGCTCAGCATCGGCCACCCGGTGCGCGACCTGTCCTTCTTCCTGGGCACCGCCATGGATCCCGCCGAGCGCTCCGCGCACGAGCGCGCCCTGGTGGAGACCTACCACACCGCTTTGACCGGTTACGGGGTGGACGACTACGACCTGCAGTCCTGCTGGGAGGACTACCGGTTCGGCGCGCTGCAAGGCCCCCTGATCACGGTGCTGGGCTGCGCGGTCGGCACCCCCACCGAGCGCGGTGACCGGATGTTCTTGGCCATGACCCGCCGTTCCTGCGCCGCGATCCGCGAGCTGGGCTCCCTGGAGCTCATCTGA
- a CDS encoding enoyl-CoA hydratase/isomerase family protein — MTSDVLRIEDRERVRTLVFNRPEAANAFNETLYLAVADALTKAATDDQISVVLLTGTGRTFTAGTDLKEMADIARAHAAGEPVGDAGKGFTTLMDVLVDFPKPLVAAVNGTGVGLGLTILAHCDLVLLAEGARLLAPFTTMGVAPEAGSSYLLPLRMGHQRAALALLAGEWITAEEAVASGLALRTCPPDTLLDTAHELARQIAAKPLRSLLATKRLITEAHRDGVRRAMERESAAFDALLRDASAADNVLSRLD, encoded by the coding sequence ATGACGAGCGACGTGCTGCGGATCGAAGACCGGGAGCGGGTGCGCACCTTGGTCTTCAACCGGCCCGAGGCGGCCAACGCCTTCAACGAGACCCTCTACCTGGCGGTCGCCGACGCCCTGACCAAGGCCGCCACCGACGATCAGATCTCGGTGGTGCTGCTGACCGGCACCGGCCGCACCTTCACCGCCGGCACCGACCTGAAGGAGATGGCCGACATCGCCCGCGCCCACGCCGCCGGCGAGCCGGTCGGGGACGCCGGCAAGGGCTTCACCACCTTGATGGACGTCCTGGTGGACTTCCCCAAACCGCTGGTGGCCGCCGTCAACGGCACCGGCGTGGGGCTGGGGCTGACCATCCTGGCCCACTGCGACCTGGTGCTGCTGGCCGAAGGCGCCCGTCTGCTGGCCCCCTTCACCACCATGGGCGTCGCCCCGGAGGCCGGCAGCAGCTACCTGCTGCCGCTGCGCATGGGCCACCAGCGGGCCGCCCTGGCCCTGCTGGCCGGCGAGTGGATCACCGCCGAGGAGGCCGTCGCCTCGGGCCTGGCCCTGCGCACCTGCCCCCCGGACACCCTGCTGGATACCGCGCACGAGCTGGCCCGGCAGATCGCCGCCAAGCCGCTGCGCTCCCTGCTGGCCACCAAACGCCTGATCACCGAGGCCCACCGCGACGGCGTCCGCCGCGCCATGGAACGCGAGAGCGCCGCCTTCGACGCCCTGCTGCGCGACGCCTCGGCCGCCGACAACGTGCTGTCCCGCCTGGACTGA
- a CDS encoding lysylphosphatidylglycerol synthase domain-containing protein, with product MTRHGIRPWPGRGVGWAAAGVLLAAGTYWGLSNGEAAATVRGAVAALADAHWAVVPVLVLLVAVHFWLAAVALGGAAGQRLPPLQATMAQFTAATANRITGGGLGTVAVNARYLAGRGVPASRALALAGMLQIGGALADLALFAVVTPIAVGTGGGVLSAQVGEWLRGKAGPFLAVAAVAVACGAVAAWALRGRLGEWLRGPLAAGAQLLRRPRDLAVMLVASAATTLVMGVAFALSVLAVPGTASWSRFSTLIVVYMIGAAVGGAVPGPGGLGSTEAALVALLAATGVETAGAMSGVLIFRAVTHWAPVPIGLLTVAAVGGRGS from the coding sequence GTGACCCGCCACGGCATCCGGCCATGGCCGGGCCGGGGCGTCGGATGGGCGGCGGCCGGGGTGCTGCTGGCGGCGGGGACGTACTGGGGACTGTCCAACGGCGAGGCCGCCGCCACGGTCCGCGGGGCGGTCGCGGCGCTGGCCGATGCGCACTGGGCGGTGGTGCCGGTGCTGGTGCTGCTCGTGGCGGTGCATTTTTGGCTGGCGGCGGTGGCCCTGGGCGGCGCGGCCGGTCAGCGGCTGCCCCCGCTGCAGGCGACGATGGCGCAGTTCACCGCGGCGACGGCCAACCGGATCACCGGGGGCGGGCTGGGCACCGTGGCGGTCAACGCCCGCTACCTGGCCGGCCGGGGCGTCCCGGCCTCCCGGGCGCTGGCCCTGGCCGGCATGCTGCAGATCGGCGGCGCGCTCGCCGACCTGGCGCTGTTCGCCGTGGTGACCCCGATCGCGGTGGGCACCGGCGGCGGTGTGCTGTCGGCGCAAGTGGGGGAGTGGCTGCGCGGCAAGGCCGGCCCGTTCCTGGCCGTGGCGGCCGTCGCCGTGGCCTGTGGTGCGGTGGCGGCCTGGGCGTTGCGGGGGAGGCTGGGGGAGTGGCTGCGCGGCCCGCTGGCCGCCGGGGCGCAGCTGCTGCGGCGCCCCCGGGATCTGGCGGTCATGCTGGTCGCCTCCGCCGCCACCACGCTGGTCATGGGCGTGGCGTTCGCGCTCAGCGTGCTGGCGGTCCCCGGCACCGCCTCCTGGAGCCGGTTCAGCACCCTGATCGTGGTCTACATGATCGGCGCCGCCGTGGGAGGCGCCGTCCCGGGCCCCGGCGGGCTCGGCTCCACCGAAGCGGCCCTGGTGGCCCTGCTGGCCGCCACCGGCGTGGAGACCGCGGGCGCGATGTCGGGCGTGCTGATCTTCCGCGCCGTCACGCATTGGGCGCCCGTCCCCATCGGCCTGCTCACCGTCGCCGCCGTCGGCGGGCGGGGCTCTTAG
- a CDS encoding acyl-CoA dehydrogenase, protein MSADFPAYAPSEEHELLRRTVRELAETKIAPYAAQVDESGAFPQEALDALVAAELHAVHIPEAYGGAGADALATVIVIEEVARVCASSSLIPAVNKLGTMPLLLAGSEELKRRYLAPVARGEAMFSYALSEPEAGSDAASMKTRAVRDGDAWVLNGVKMWITNAGVSQYYTVMAVTDPGKGARGISAFVVDKDDEGVSFGPPERKLGIKGSPTRQVILEDVRVPAERMIGAEGTGFKTALATLDHTRITIAAQALGIAQGALDYALGYVKERRQFGRPVADFQGVQFMLADMAMQIEAARQLTYHAAVKSERVMRGESVPDLTFVSSACKCLASDVAMKVTTDAVQLLGGYGYTRDFPVERMMRDAKITQIYEGTNQIQRMVMARQLLKK, encoded by the coding sequence ATGAGTGCCGATTTTCCCGCGTACGCCCCGTCGGAGGAGCATGAGTTGCTGCGGCGGACGGTGCGTGAGCTGGCTGAGACCAAGATCGCTCCGTATGCCGCGCAGGTGGATGAGAGCGGCGCCTTTCCGCAGGAGGCGTTGGATGCGCTGGTGGCGGCGGAGTTGCATGCGGTGCACATCCCGGAGGCTTATGGGGGTGCCGGGGCCGATGCGCTGGCCACGGTGATCGTGATCGAGGAGGTGGCGCGGGTGTGCGCCTCTTCGTCGTTGATCCCGGCGGTCAACAAGCTGGGCACGATGCCGTTGCTGCTGGCCGGTTCTGAGGAGCTGAAGCGGCGGTATCTGGCGCCGGTGGCGCGGGGGGAGGCGATGTTCTCCTATGCGCTGTCGGAGCCGGAGGCCGGGTCGGATGCGGCCTCGATGAAGACCCGGGCGGTGCGTGATGGGGATGCCTGGGTGCTCAACGGGGTGAAGATGTGGATCACCAATGCGGGGGTGTCGCAGTACTACACGGTGATGGCGGTCACCGATCCGGGTAAGGGGGCGCGGGGGATTTCGGCGTTCGTGGTGGACAAGGACGATGAGGGGGTGTCGTTCGGGCCGCCGGAGCGCAAGCTGGGGATCAAGGGGTCGCCCACCCGTCAGGTGATCTTGGAGGATGTGCGGGTGCCGGCCGAGCGGATGATCGGGGCGGAGGGCACCGGGTTCAAGACGGCGTTGGCGACGTTGGATCACACGCGGATCACCATTGCCGCCCAGGCGTTGGGGATTGCGCAGGGGGCGTTGGATTATGCGCTGGGGTATGTGAAGGAGCGTCGTCAGTTCGGCCGGCCGGTCGCTGATTTTCAGGGTGTGCAGTTCATGCTGGCCGATATGGCGATGCAGATCGAGGCGGCGCGGCAGTTGACTTATCATGCGGCGGTCAAGTCTGAGCGGGTGATGCGTGGGGAGAGTGTGCCGGATCTGACCTTTGTGTCCTCGGCGTGTAAGTGTTTGGCGTCGGATGTGGCGATGAAGGTGACCACGGATGCGGTGCAGTTGCTGGGTGGGTATGGGTATACGCGGGATTTCCCGGTGGAGCGGATGATGCGGGATGCGAAGATCACGCAGATTTATGAGGGGACGAATCAGATTCAGCGGATGGTGATGGCCCGCCAACTGCTGAAGAAGTAG
- a CDS encoding FadR/GntR family transcriptional regulator encodes MARADVNAPVADMEEPAAVRGPGGRRHPDGAPAGKLAAQIARRIEDDIIRLGWPVGRNLGSEAELRERYQVSRSVLREAVRLVEHHRVARMRRGPGGGLLVTAPDAGPAGHAMVIYLDYVGTSVDDLMDARLLLEPPAAALAAERLTEDGIERLRRVLREEEERPEEPGAWPRDRLHTLLGELSGNPALHLFIDVLTRLTARYAHHSRRISNAEAARAKAGSRHEHARLVDAVVSGDAGLAQAHLTEHLHQIADWLHRHRAPEGAPAVPAEPRPPGGPGAKLAEVIAARIHDQIAAAGWPVGQVLGSETDLLVRYGISRAVLREAVRLLEHHRVARMRRGPGGGLVVTVPEPDAGIDTMALYLDYQGVTGEDLRVVRDAIELGTLRRVTARHRDPQVAERLHAALERTAEWLGPGRAGADLFHTELAELSGNPVLVMFLRTLTELWARHTAAQEQPPPGLEAAAEVERVHRRILEAILDGDQSMAQYRMRRHLKALTAWYH; translated from the coding sequence ATGGCGAGAGCCGACGTGAACGCCCCGGTCGCCGACATGGAGGAGCCGGCTGCAGTGCGGGGTCCAGGCGGACGGCGGCACCCCGACGGGGCCCCGGCGGGCAAGCTGGCCGCCCAGATCGCCCGGCGGATCGAAGACGACATCATCCGGCTCGGCTGGCCGGTCGGGCGCAACCTGGGCTCGGAGGCCGAGCTGCGCGAGCGCTACCAGGTGAGCCGGTCGGTGCTGCGCGAGGCGGTGCGGCTGGTGGAGCACCACCGGGTGGCGCGGATGCGCCGCGGCCCAGGCGGCGGCCTGCTGGTGACCGCCCCCGACGCCGGGCCGGCCGGCCACGCCATGGTGATCTACCTGGACTACGTGGGCACCAGCGTCGATGACCTGATGGACGCCCGGCTGCTGCTGGAGCCGCCGGCGGCGGCGCTGGCGGCCGAGCGGCTCACCGAAGACGGCATCGAGCGGCTGCGGCGCGTGCTGCGCGAAGAAGAGGAGCGGCCCGAAGAGCCCGGCGCGTGGCCCCGGGACCGGCTGCACACGCTGCTGGGCGAGCTGTCGGGCAACCCCGCGCTGCACCTGTTCATCGACGTGCTCACCCGGCTGACCGCCCGCTATGCCCACCACTCCCGCCGCATCTCCAACGCGGAGGCCGCACGCGCCAAGGCGGGCTCGCGGCACGAGCACGCCCGTCTGGTCGACGCGGTGGTCTCCGGGGACGCGGGCCTGGCCCAGGCACACCTGACCGAGCACCTGCACCAGATCGCCGACTGGCTGCACCGGCACCGCGCGCCGGAGGGCGCCCCCGCGGTGCCGGCCGAGCCGCGGCCGCCGGGCGGCCCCGGCGCCAAGCTGGCCGAGGTCATCGCCGCCCGCATCCACGACCAGATCGCCGCCGCGGGCTGGCCGGTCGGGCAGGTGCTGGGCTCGGAGACCGACCTGCTGGTCCGCTACGGCATCAGCCGGGCGGTGCTGCGCGAGGCGGTGCGGCTGCTGGAGCACCACCGGGTGGCGCGGATGCGCCGCGGCCCGGGCGGCGGCCTGGTCGTCACCGTCCCCGAGCCGGACGCCGGCATCGACACCATGGCCCTGTACCTGGACTATCAGGGCGTCACCGGTGAGGACCTGCGGGTGGTCCGCGACGCCATCGAGCTGGGCACGCTGCGGCGGGTGACCGCCCGCCACCGCGACCCGCAGGTCGCCGAACGGCTGCACGCCGCGCTGGAGCGCACGGCCGAGTGGCTGGGGCCGGGACGGGCGGGCGCCGACCTGTTCCACACCGAGCTGGCCGAGCTGTCCGGCAACCCGGTGCTGGTGATGTTCCTGCGCACCCTCACCGAGCTGTGGGCCCGGCACACCGCCGCCCAGGAGCAGCCGCCGCCCGGCCTGGAGGCCGCCGCCGAGGTCGAACGGGTCCACCGCCGCATCCTGGAGGCGATCTTGGACGGCGACCAGAGCATGGCCCAGTACCGCATGCGCCGCCACCTGAAGGCGCTGACCGCCTGGTACCACTGA
- a CDS encoding acyl-CoA thioesterase — protein MRSLNPLPGLDRDEETGPSLLELLDLEEIDRDLYRAATVFDDPPRLYGGQVAAQALRAAGGTVPQGRVPHSLHGYYLRAGDAARPTIFRVERDRDGRSFSARRVVALQGGEVIFNMSVSFHTPQPGVDRQVHPAPEAPAPEGLAPTTLPRLQSVECRLPPQPRPTRWPTRFWARCTDALPDDDLVHACVLTYLSDISTGLAAIESDGPEMPGASLDHAVWFHRPVRMDEWVLMDLVPHTVAGGRGWYTGTLHTARGVLVASLAQEALFRAPRSR, from the coding sequence ATGCGCTCACTGAATCCTCTTCCGGGCCTCGACCGGGACGAGGAGACCGGCCCGTCCCTCCTGGAACTGCTGGACCTGGAAGAGATCGACCGGGACCTCTACCGGGCCGCCACGGTGTTCGACGACCCGCCCCGCCTCTACGGCGGCCAGGTCGCCGCCCAGGCCCTGCGCGCCGCCGGCGGCACCGTGCCCCAAGGGCGGGTTCCGCACTCCCTGCACGGCTACTACCTGCGCGCGGGGGACGCCGCCCGGCCGACGATCTTCCGGGTCGAACGCGACCGGGACGGACGCAGCTTCTCGGCCCGGCGGGTCGTGGCGCTGCAGGGCGGCGAGGTCATCTTCAACATGTCGGTGTCCTTCCATACGCCCCAGCCCGGCGTCGACCGGCAGGTCCACCCGGCGCCCGAGGCCCCCGCCCCGGAAGGGCTCGCCCCGACGACCCTGCCCCGGCTGCAGTCGGTGGAATGCCGCCTGCCGCCCCAGCCCCGCCCCACGCGCTGGCCGACCCGCTTTTGGGCCCGCTGCACCGACGCCCTGCCCGACGACGACCTGGTGCACGCCTGCGTCCTGACATACCTGTCGGACATCTCCACCGGCCTGGCGGCCATCGAGAGCGACGGCCCCGAAATGCCGGGGGCCAGCCTGGACCACGCGGTGTGGTTCCACCGTCCGGTGCGCATGGACGAATGGGTGCTGATGGATCTGGTCCCGCACACTGTGGCGGGCGGCCGCGGCTGGTACACCGGAACGCTCCACACCGCCAGGGGCGTCCTGGTCGCCAGCCTCGCTCAAGAGGCCCTGTTCCGCGCGCCCCGCTCCCGGTGA
- a CDS encoding proton-conducting transporter membrane subunit, which yields MIMPVPSLAAALLLLSSFLIARTADRRKARGLAVRWVTAAAVPPGLAVLVGEGVPAGLPLPALHDAPQHAAGAAAEAAVICAAGLPAVAMAPLASHPPATLARILRLLAVSCALAAVRHEAAVPALWAVAAWLVWSGMRPGGDLNVPPGLGRLFAVHHVPGVLLLGAGTAVAAAGAQETGAALAVLGIMVRLAVIPVHGWYPRLAEHAPMGVVVVFGTIPLEMLTRLQPLSGRLPVPVAHAVAVACGAAALTAAALALVQDRPRRALAFLAMSQTGLMAGGIVGRAPAVAAGLVPAWQVAALALAGLAMALAALEARRGALSSAVPAGNLSRTPRLAVAFLLCGLAVAGFPFSLGFAAEHLLIRHSAEEFAPSWPLLVAAVCLNAMTVMRCFLTLFAGGRGHRGERDLTPVETYGITVVLTALLIGVALPVSW from the coding sequence ATGATCATGCCGGTCCCGTCACTGGCGGCGGCGTTGCTGCTGCTGTCGTCGTTCCTCATCGCCCGCACCGCCGACCGCCGCAAGGCCCGTGGTCTGGCGGTGCGGTGGGTGACGGCCGCCGCGGTGCCGCCGGGCCTGGCCGTCCTGGTGGGGGAGGGCGTCCCGGCCGGGCTGCCGCTGCCGGCCTTGCACGATGCGCCGCAGCACGCGGCCGGCGCCGCGGCCGAGGCCGCGGTGATCTGCGCGGCGGGCCTGCCGGCCGTCGCGATGGCCCCGCTCGCCTCCCACCCGCCGGCGACGCTCGCCCGGATCCTGCGGCTGCTGGCGGTCTCCTGCGCCCTGGCGGCCGTCCGGCACGAGGCGGCGGTCCCCGCGCTGTGGGCGGTCGCGGCCTGGCTGGTGTGGTCGGGGATGCGTCCCGGCGGCGACCTGAACGTTCCGCCCGGACTGGGGCGCCTGTTCGCCGTGCACCACGTGCCGGGCGTCCTGCTGCTCGGCGCGGGCACGGCGGTGGCCGCGGCCGGTGCGCAGGAGACGGGCGCGGCCCTGGCCGTGCTCGGGATCATGGTCCGTCTGGCGGTCATCCCCGTGCACGGCTGGTATCCGCGGCTGGCGGAGCACGCCCCGATGGGCGTGGTCGTGGTGTTCGGCACGATCCCGTTGGAGATGCTCACCCGGCTTCAGCCGCTGAGCGGGCGGCTGCCGGTGCCGGTGGCGCATGCGGTCGCCGTGGCCTGCGGGGCCGCCGCGCTGACGGCCGCGGCGCTGGCGCTGGTGCAGGACCGTCCCCGGCGTGCGCTGGCCTTCTTGGCGATGAGCCAGACCGGGCTGATGGCGGGCGGGATCGTCGGCCGGGCCCCGGCCGTGGCCGCGGGGCTCGTGCCGGCCTGGCAGGTCGCCGCCCTCGCGCTGGCGGGCCTGGCCATGGCGCTCGCCGCACTGGAGGCCCGCCGGGGAGCGCTGTCGTCGGCGGTCCCCGCCGGGAACCTCTCCCGCACCCCGCGCCTGGCCGTGGCGTTCCTGCTGTGCGGGCTGGCCGTGGCCGGTTTCCCGTTCTCCTTGGGGTTCGCCGCCGAGCACCTGCTGATCCGGCACTCGGCCGAGGAGTTCGCACCGTCCTGGCCGCTGCTCGTCGCGGCCGTCTGCCTCAACGCGATGACGGTGATGCGCTGTTTCCTCACCCTCTTCGCCGGCGGCCGCGGGCACCGCGGCGAGCGCGATCTCACCCCGGTGGAGACCTACGGCATCACCGTGGTTCTCACCGCACTGCTGATCGGCGTGGCCCTGCCCGTGTCCTGGTGA